In Clostridium sp. DL-VIII, the following proteins share a genomic window:
- a CDS encoding cell wall-binding repeat-containing protein produces MKKLKLIASSLLVMSVLTLNSVGVNAKWKQDSNGWWNTEGNSWTVGWKEIDGKWYYFNSDGYMEHDTTIDGYKIGSDGAWIQSTQNVSADSEKDEKTAENYLADQGYKIITSRGKTSEYILEKNMLWGSSGDYSEVWGVQRVEPDKYFGKQIIGYNFIVKNHPLEKIYNVNTNVYVLISDGQIIGGTSFPDGDFVGGCYSLDGKTLEEITGLSYEQWCDNWKKKYAS; encoded by the coding sequence ATGAAAAAGTTAAAATTGATAGCGAGTTCATTACTAGTAATGTCAGTATTAACATTAAATTCAGTTGGAGTAAATGCAAAGTGGAAACAAGATTCTAACGGTTGGTGGAATACAGAGGGAAATTCATGGACAGTAGGATGGAAAGAAATTGATGGTAAATGGTATTATTTCAATTCTGATGGCTATATGGAACACGATACAACTATAGATGGATATAAGATAGGTTCCGATGGAGCATGGATTCAAAGTACACAAAACGTTTCAGCAGATTCTGAAAAAGATGAAAAGACAGCAGAGAACTACCTTGCAGATCAAGGATATAAAATTATTACTTCCAGAGGAAAAACAAGTGAGTACATTTTGGAGAAAAATATGCTTTGGGGATCAAGTGGAGATTATTCAGAAGTATGGGGAGTGCAGAGAGTAGAACCTGATAAGTATTTTGGAAAACAAATTATAGGATATAATTTTATAGTTAAAAATCATCCTTTAGAAAAGATTTATAATGTTAACACTAATGTTTATGTTCTAATTTCTGATGGTCAAATTATTGGAGGAACATCATTTCCAGATGGAGATTTTGTAGGAGGATGTTATTCATTAGATGGGAAAACACTAGAGGAGATAACAGGGTTAAGTTATGAGCAATGGTGTGATAATTGGAAGAAAAAATATGCTTCTTAA